cagggtCCTGGACTGCTCATGAGTGGTAAAATAGTCTGAACAAAGCAAGAAATCATGCAGTTCTCTCTGGCTGAGATGTGACTAGCTGTGTATAGTTCCTGCCTGGTTTCCCCACAACTGTGGCTGAAAAACCCTTTCTGGCCCAGACTCCTTTTGGTTAGGATTTTAGAAAGTTGGGAGTGGTGACACACATTAATGCTAGCACTCAGGGAGGCGAGGCAGGCacaatcagcctggtctacaaagagatgTTCAGGCCAGTTGGGACTACatgtgagtctctgtctcaaaatggGGACAGGAAACTGGGCTACTGACCAGTTGGTAGCAAACTCAAGGCAGCGAGAGTACATGATGCCTCCTAGAACAAagcaatcccagtactcgggaggcagaggcaggtggatctatgtgagtttgacaccagcctggtcttcagagcaagttccTCCAGGGCAGCAaggtctacacaaagaaaccttggggggggggagggaaaaaaTAGAAGAGAAGCCCCGTCAGCACTCCCCTAAGCACAAACCAGGCTCTGCCCATCACAACTTCTGAGTTCTCAAAGTCCTGCTGCTCCTTACCCAGGAAGTACCAGACGCCCAGAATGGGAGATGCCACCGTTTGATCCACTAGCACCTTCTTCATCACACTCGGGAGGCTTCGTAGGCCCGACGCGGGGAGGAGGCGGTCCAACCACAGATACCAGAAGTGTAGGAAGGGGCCCATGCTGCAGCCCACGGCGAACATGCTGGCTGCGGGACAGGGAGAGTCAATGGCAGAACCTCCTGGCGAGGTGCAGAGAGACTGACAGGACCCATCAGAGTGGGTGCCAGGTCCCAGAGTGATTGACAGGCCCCAGGAAGGTGGGTGCCCGGTCCAGGTGACCGCTCGGTCTCTGGGGGTCCCTCTCGTTCGCGCACAGGTCCCTCTCACCTGAGCGCCGCGCGCTGAATCTCTGTCCAGGCCGCGCGCGCACTTCCCAGACCTGTCGCGCGCCATCGCCCGCGGCCATGAGCACGCCGCAGCCCAGTGTGTTGGTGAGGAGCAGCGCGCGGCCCTGGAACAGCGGGCGCCCCGCAGCCAACGCCTTGCGAGCCCAGCGCCAGCCTCCCAGAGCCATCGCCGCTACAGACACCAGGGAGCCGCGGCAGCCGAGCGCCGGGCCCGCGCCAATCACATGCCCCGCCGAAGAACCGCCCTATTCAGAACGGACCAATCCAAAACCCCAAAGCTCCGCCTCTCAAAGGAAGTGACCAATCGTCCTCAAGCGTTGCGGCAGGCCGCTCACGCCGAACACGGGAAGTCCTATTTTGCTTTACCCACTTTTCTGCTCTCAGCGGACCAATGGGCAAGCGCACATGAGTCTCGCGGGCCTC
The Mus musculus strain C57BL/6J chromosome 8, GRCm38.p6 C57BL/6J genome window above contains:
- the Mpv17l2 gene encoding mpv17-like protein 2, with the translated sequence MALGGWRWARKALAAGRPLFQGRALLLTNTLGCGVLMAAGDGARQVWEVRARPGQRFSARRSASMFAVGCSMGPFLHFWYLWLDRLLPASGLRSLPSVMKKVLVDQTVASPILGVWYFLGLGSLEGQTLEESCQELRAKFWDFYKADWCVWPAAQLVNFLFIPSHFRVTYINGLTLGWDTYLSYLKYWVPEPLQTPGCAD